In Longimicrobium sp., a genomic segment contains:
- a CDS encoding ribonuclease D produces the protein MDYTTIDTPEALRELAQTLRAEPLLGVDTEAAGYHRYFDRLSLLQVSSRTQNWLVDPFAVEDLSPLKDVLEDPSIEKIFHDADYDLRILDRDAGMGISGLFDTQIAAAFLGERALGLGTIVEKHLGIKLPKEFQRADWAERPLSEGMKQYAATDTAHLPDLRDRLKAALEQMGRLHWAQEEFLRREGTRWTEPEDGKEAFMRIKGARDLAPRGLAILRELHAWREGVARERDQATFRILGNQALLEMSAAPPGSMRDLPSVTGISEGLAQRRGRDILAAVQRGLDVPEDQLPRWPRGQRFERDPEQEARFEALRDARTRLADQLNLDAGFLIPRATLEEIARAQPRTIDELAQVPGVRTWQVEAVGQGLLKAINRG, from the coding sequence ATGGACTACACGACCATCGACACCCCCGAGGCACTTCGCGAGCTGGCGCAGACGCTGCGCGCGGAGCCGCTGCTGGGCGTAGATACGGAAGCCGCGGGCTACCACCGCTACTTCGACCGGCTGAGCCTGCTGCAGGTTTCGTCGCGCACGCAGAACTGGCTGGTGGATCCCTTCGCCGTCGAAGACCTGTCGCCGCTGAAGGACGTGCTGGAAGATCCCTCGATCGAAAAGATCTTCCACGACGCCGACTACGACCTGCGCATCCTGGACCGCGACGCCGGGATGGGAATCTCGGGGCTGTTCGACACGCAGATCGCCGCCGCGTTCCTGGGCGAGCGCGCCCTGGGGCTGGGCACCATCGTCGAGAAGCACCTGGGGATCAAGCTTCCCAAGGAGTTCCAGCGCGCCGACTGGGCCGAGCGCCCGCTGTCGGAGGGGATGAAGCAGTACGCCGCCACCGACACGGCGCACCTTCCCGACCTGCGCGACCGCCTGAAGGCCGCGCTGGAGCAGATGGGCCGGCTGCACTGGGCCCAGGAGGAGTTCCTTCGCCGCGAGGGAACGCGCTGGACGGAGCCCGAAGACGGCAAGGAAGCGTTCATGCGCATCAAGGGCGCGCGCGACCTGGCGCCCCGCGGCCTGGCCATCCTTCGCGAGCTTCACGCGTGGCGCGAAGGCGTGGCGCGCGAGCGCGACCAGGCCACCTTCCGCATCCTGGGCAACCAGGCGCTGCTGGAGATGAGCGCCGCGCCCCCGGGAAGCATGCGCGACCTGCCGTCCGTCACCGGCATTTCCGAGGGGCTGGCACAGCGCCGCGGGCGCGACATCCTGGCCGCCGTGCAGCGCGGGCTCGACGTGCCGGAGGACCAGCTTCCGCGCTGGCCGCGGGGACAGCGGTTCGAGCGCGACCCGGAGCAGGAGGCCCGCTTCGAGGCCCTGCGCGACGCGCGCACCCGTCTGGCCGACCAGCTGAACCTAGACGCGGGCTTCCTGATCCCGCGCGCCACGCTCGAGGAAATCGCCCGGGCGCAGCCCCGCACCATCGACGAGCTGGCGCAGGTGCCCGGCGTGCGCACCTGGCAGGTAGAAGCGGTGGGCCAGGGCCTGCTGAAAGCCATCAACCGCGGCTGA
- a CDS encoding heavy-metal-associated domain-containing protein, with translation MMEKLTLEIDGMSCGHCVGAVRRALEGMDGVQVESVRVGEAEVRYDPRTVTLDAIASAIADEGYQPRGV, from the coding sequence ATGATGGAGAAGCTGACGCTGGAAATCGACGGGATGAGCTGCGGGCACTGCGTGGGAGCCGTCAGGCGCGCGCTGGAGGGGATGGACGGGGTGCAGGTGGAGAGCGTTCGCGTGGGCGAGGCGGAGGTGCGGTACGATCCGCGCACCGTCACCCTCGACGCGATTGCCTCCGCCATCGCGGACGAGGGCTATCAGCCGCGAGGTGTATGA
- a CDS encoding cupredoxin domain-containing protein, with protein sequence MMNATEWIVVLAGLAAIAWVNWYFFLAGRTTAEAALSAGGVQQVTITVQGGYQPAHVKVKQGAPVRLVFDRQETSGCSEEVVFPDFGIRKFLPAHRQTTIEITPERAGSYEFTCGMSMLRGRLTVE encoded by the coding sequence ATGATGAACGCGACCGAGTGGATCGTCGTCCTGGCCGGGCTGGCCGCCATCGCCTGGGTCAACTGGTACTTTTTCCTGGCGGGGCGCACGACGGCGGAGGCCGCGCTCAGCGCCGGAGGCGTGCAGCAGGTGACCATTACCGTGCAGGGCGGCTACCAGCCCGCGCACGTAAAGGTGAAGCAGGGGGCGCCCGTGCGGCTGGTGTTCGATCGGCAGGAGACTTCCGGGTGCTCGGAGGAAGTGGTCTTTCCCGACTTCGGCATCCGCAAGTTCCTGCCGGCGCACAGGCAGACGACCATCGAGATCACGCCCGAGCGCGCGGGCAGCTATGAGTTCACCTGCGGCATGAGCATGCTTCGCGGCAGGCTCACGGTCGAGTAG